In Eucalyptus grandis isolate ANBG69807.140 chromosome 4, ASM1654582v1, whole genome shotgun sequence, the following proteins share a genomic window:
- the LOC104443109 gene encoding uncharacterized protein LOC104443109 encodes MEEHALEMFEVGPCETPHQMGFLIGRRFSRLIQSRLSRDLILRNQLLPWARAPESRPLLEALCDHNRNKFPRYWDELVGKAEGADVPVLDKLLINFRKEILPFIPDKETKSNSPEEAIECSDVLVVGELMAVAVHNEDANVALVGHTYLVKGTLSNGLCFISYNYAGELPSCAFGFNNNGMGFTLNAVPPSKEEILAGGIGRNFISRDLLEAMSMTDATSKTLFAL; translated from the exons ATGGAAGAGCACGCGCTGGAGATGTTCGAAGTTGGGCCATGCGAGACTCCTCATCAAATGGGCTTCTTGATCGGCCGGAGGTTCTCGCGCTTGATACAGAGCAGGTTGTCTAGGGACCTCATCCTTCGAAACCAGCTTCTGCCGTGGGCAAGAGCTCCGGAATCACGGCCTCTCCTCGAAGCTCTCTGCGACCATAACCGGAACAAGTTCCCTCGCTACTGGGACGAGCTCGTCGGGAAGGCCGAAGGGGCTGACGTGCCGGTTCTTGAC AAACTGTTGATAAACTTCAGGAAGGAAATCTTACCCTTCATCCCGGacaaggaaacaaaatcaaacTCGCCCGAGGAAGCCATCGAGTGTTCCGACGTACTGGTTGTTGGCGAGTTGATGGCCGTTGCCGTGCACAACGAGGATGCCAATGTTGCTCTAGTTGGCCACAC CTACTTAGTCAAGGGTACTCTGTCGAACGGATTGTGCTTCATTTCGTACAACTATGCAGGAGAGCTGCCGAGCTGCGCATTTGGATTCAACAACAACGGAATG GGATTTACACTCAATGCCGTACCTCCCTCTAAAGAAGAGATTCTAGCAGGCGGGATTGGAAGGAACTTCATCTCCAGAGATCTCCTAGAGGCAATGAGCATGACTGATGCGACCAGTAAGACCTTATTTGCGTTATGA
- the LOC104441690 gene encoding uncharacterized protein LOC104441690 isoform X2, with protein sequence MEEESFPLVMLFTVQVFAQFDDMIPSCKTFSAGSIGRSYKGEFQRFQLFPKVMVSHPNGKKFSTVLCPKTAGMPKESTGSGTECWDWNLNGDKCTYHALFPRAWTIYDGFQSRKNFCRSLLFTWVNSVGGVSGFSGAHFNSNMEPLMVFMEFSYITGEFRHSNLNLIATSMPMLPVLFLGHTYSLSRTANGDPPVTFAIVAEESSDVHISKCPYFLISGTSHGFTAKDMWYEIKKNGSFDHTVQNDNLVLSEAGSSIGAAMVASLVVPPDLFVQLHFHWHGIAQR encoded by the exons atggaagaagaaagttTTCCTTTAGTTATGTTATTCACAGTTCAAGTGTTCGCCCAATTTGATGACATGATACCTTCTTGCAAGACATTTAGTGCAGGAAGCATTGGGAGAAGCTACAAAGGCGAGTTTCAACGGTTTCAACTATTTCCAAAG GTCATGGTTTCGCATCCGAATGGTAAAAAGTTTTCAACAGTATTATGTCCAAAGACTGCTGGGATGCCCAA AGAGTCAACAGGTTCAGGGACTGAATGTTGGGATTGGAACTTGAATGGGGATAAGTGTACATACCATGCTTTGTTTCCAAGGGCATGGACAATATATGATG GTTTCCAATCAAGGAAGAACTTCTGCAGGTCCTTGCTCTTTACATGGGTG AACTCTGTGGGAGGAGTATCAGGTTTTTCCGGCGCGCATTTCAACTCTAATATGGA ACCATTGATGGTATTCATGGAATTCTCTTACATCACAGGTGAATTTCGACattcaaatcttaatttaattGCCACTTCAATGCCCATGTTGCCCGTCTTATTTCTTGGTCATACTTATTCACTATCCAGAACTGCAAATGGAGATCCACCCGTGACTTTCGCTATTGTAGCTGAGGAATCTTCTGATGTACATATTTCTAAGTGTCCTTATTTCCTTATTTCTGGTACATCCCATGGTTTCACGGCAAAGGATATGTGgtatgaaattaaaaag AATGGGTCATTTGATCATACCGTCCAGAATGATAATCTCGTTCTATCAGAAGCAGGTTCGTCTATCGGTGCTGCCATGGTTGCCTCTTTGGTAGTTCCTCCAGATTTGTTCGTACAGTTACATTTTCATTGGCATGGGATTGCCCAGAGGTGA
- the LOC104441690 gene encoding non-lysosomal glucosylceramidase-like isoform X3 — MEDKTFSAGSIGRSYKGEFQRFQLFPKVSEDVPILANQFYVMVSHPNGKKFSTVLCPKTAGMPKESTGSGTECWDWNLNGDKCTYHALFPRAWTIYDGFQSRKNFCRSLLFTWVNSVGGVSGFSGAHFNSNMEPLMVFMEFSYITGEFRHSNLNLIATSMPMLPVLFLGHTYSLSRTANGDPPVTFAIVAEESSDVHISKCPYFLISGTSHGFTAKDMWYEIKKNGSFDHTVQNDNLVLSEAGSSIGAAMVASLVVPPDLFVQLHFHWHGIAQR; from the exons ATGGAAGATAAG ACATTTAGTGCAGGAAGCATTGGGAGAAGCTACAAAGGCGAGTTTCAACGGTTTCAACTATTTCCAAAGGTATCTGAAGACGTACCAATTCTAGCAAATCAGTTCTAT GTCATGGTTTCGCATCCGAATGGTAAAAAGTTTTCAACAGTATTATGTCCAAAGACTGCTGGGATGCCCAA AGAGTCAACAGGTTCAGGGACTGAATGTTGGGATTGGAACTTGAATGGGGATAAGTGTACATACCATGCTTTGTTTCCAAGGGCATGGACAATATATGATG GTTTCCAATCAAGGAAGAACTTCTGCAGGTCCTTGCTCTTTACATGGGTG AACTCTGTGGGAGGAGTATCAGGTTTTTCCGGCGCGCATTTCAACTCTAATATGGA ACCATTGATGGTATTCATGGAATTCTCTTACATCACAGGTGAATTTCGACattcaaatcttaatttaattGCCACTTCAATGCCCATGTTGCCCGTCTTATTTCTTGGTCATACTTATTCACTATCCAGAACTGCAAATGGAGATCCACCCGTGACTTTCGCTATTGTAGCTGAGGAATCTTCTGATGTACATATTTCTAAGTGTCCTTATTTCCTTATTTCTGGTACATCCCATGGTTTCACGGCAAAGGATATGTGgtatgaaattaaaaag AATGGGTCATTTGATCATACCGTCCAGAATGATAATCTCGTTCTATCAGAAGCAGGTTCGTCTATCGGTGCTGCCATGGTTGCCTCTTTGGTAGTTCCTCCAGATTTGTTCGTACAGTTACATTTTCATTGGCATGGGATTGCCCAGAGGTGA
- the LOC104441690 gene encoding non-lysosomal glucosylceramidase-like isoform X1 — MEEESFPLVMLFTVQVFAQFDDMIPSCKTFSAGSIGRSYKGEFQRFQLFPKVSEDVPILANQFYVMVSHPNGKKFSTVLCPKTAGMPKESTGSGTECWDWNLNGDKCTYHALFPRAWTIYDGFQSRKNFCRSLLFTWVNSVGGVSGFSGAHFNSNMEPLMVFMEFSYITGEFRHSNLNLIATSMPMLPVLFLGHTYSLSRTANGDPPVTFAIVAEESSDVHISKCPYFLISGTSHGFTAKDMWYEIKKNGSFDHTVQNDNLVLSEAGSSIGAAMVASLVVPPDLFVQLHFHWHGIAQR; from the exons atggaagaagaaagttTTCCTTTAGTTATGTTATTCACAGTTCAAGTGTTCGCCCAATTTGATGACATGATACCTTCTTGCAAGACATTTAGTGCAGGAAGCATTGGGAGAAGCTACAAAGGCGAGTTTCAACGGTTTCAACTATTTCCAAAGGTATCTGAAGACGTACCAATTCTAGCAAATCAGTTCTAT GTCATGGTTTCGCATCCGAATGGTAAAAAGTTTTCAACAGTATTATGTCCAAAGACTGCTGGGATGCCCAA AGAGTCAACAGGTTCAGGGACTGAATGTTGGGATTGGAACTTGAATGGGGATAAGTGTACATACCATGCTTTGTTTCCAAGGGCATGGACAATATATGATG GTTTCCAATCAAGGAAGAACTTCTGCAGGTCCTTGCTCTTTACATGGGTG AACTCTGTGGGAGGAGTATCAGGTTTTTCCGGCGCGCATTTCAACTCTAATATGGA ACCATTGATGGTATTCATGGAATTCTCTTACATCACAGGTGAATTTCGACattcaaatcttaatttaattGCCACTTCAATGCCCATGTTGCCCGTCTTATTTCTTGGTCATACTTATTCACTATCCAGAACTGCAAATGGAGATCCACCCGTGACTTTCGCTATTGTAGCTGAGGAATCTTCTGATGTACATATTTCTAAGTGTCCTTATTTCCTTATTTCTGGTACATCCCATGGTTTCACGGCAAAGGATATGTGgtatgaaattaaaaag AATGGGTCATTTGATCATACCGTCCAGAATGATAATCTCGTTCTATCAGAAGCAGGTTCGTCTATCGGTGCTGCCATGGTTGCCTCTTTGGTAGTTCCTCCAGATTTGTTCGTACAGTTACATTTTCATTGGCATGGGATTGCCCAGAGGTGA
- the LOC104441690 gene encoding non-lysosomal glucosylceramidase-like isoform X4: MEEESFPLVMLFTVQVFAQFDDMIPSCKTFSAGSIGRSYKGEFQRFQLFPKVSEDVPILANQFYVMVSHPNGKKFSTVLCPKTAGMPKESTGSGTECWDWNLNGDKCTYHALFPRAWTIYDGFQSRKNFCRSLLFTWVNSVGGVSGFSGAHFNSNMETANGDPPVTFAIVAEESSDVHISKCPYFLISGTSHGFTAKDMWYEIKKNGSFDHTVQNDNLVLSEAGSSIGAAMVASLVVPPDLFVQLHFHWHGIAQR, translated from the exons atggaagaagaaagttTTCCTTTAGTTATGTTATTCACAGTTCAAGTGTTCGCCCAATTTGATGACATGATACCTTCTTGCAAGACATTTAGTGCAGGAAGCATTGGGAGAAGCTACAAAGGCGAGTTTCAACGGTTTCAACTATTTCCAAAGGTATCTGAAGACGTACCAATTCTAGCAAATCAGTTCTAT GTCATGGTTTCGCATCCGAATGGTAAAAAGTTTTCAACAGTATTATGTCCAAAGACTGCTGGGATGCCCAA AGAGTCAACAGGTTCAGGGACTGAATGTTGGGATTGGAACTTGAATGGGGATAAGTGTACATACCATGCTTTGTTTCCAAGGGCATGGACAATATATGATG GTTTCCAATCAAGGAAGAACTTCTGCAGGTCCTTGCTCTTTACATGGGTG AACTCTGTGGGAGGAGTATCAGGTTTTTCCGGCGCGCATTTCAACTCTAATATGGA AACTGCAAATGGAGATCCACCCGTGACTTTCGCTATTGTAGCTGAGGAATCTTCTGATGTACATATTTCTAAGTGTCCTTATTTCCTTATTTCTGGTACATCCCATGGTTTCACGGCAAAGGATATGTGgtatgaaattaaaaag AATGGGTCATTTGATCATACCGTCCAGAATGATAATCTCGTTCTATCAGAAGCAGGTTCGTCTATCGGTGCTGCCATGGTTGCCTCTTTGGTAGTTCCTCCAGATTTGTTCGTACAGTTACATTTTCATTGGCATGGGATTGCCCAGAGGTGA
- the LOC104441690 gene encoding non-lysosomal glucosylceramidase-like isoform X5, whose protein sequence is MEEESFPLVMLFTVQVFAQFDDMIPSCKTFSAGSIGRSYKGEFQRFQLFPKVSEDVPILANQFYVMVSHPNGKKFSTVLCPKTAGMPKESTGSGTECWDWNLNGDKCTYHALFPRAWTIYDGFQSRKNFCRSLLFTWVNSVGGVSGFSGAHFNSNMEPLMVFMEFSYITELQMEIHP, encoded by the exons atggaagaagaaagttTTCCTTTAGTTATGTTATTCACAGTTCAAGTGTTCGCCCAATTTGATGACATGATACCTTCTTGCAAGACATTTAGTGCAGGAAGCATTGGGAGAAGCTACAAAGGCGAGTTTCAACGGTTTCAACTATTTCCAAAGGTATCTGAAGACGTACCAATTCTAGCAAATCAGTTCTAT GTCATGGTTTCGCATCCGAATGGTAAAAAGTTTTCAACAGTATTATGTCCAAAGACTGCTGGGATGCCCAA AGAGTCAACAGGTTCAGGGACTGAATGTTGGGATTGGAACTTGAATGGGGATAAGTGTACATACCATGCTTTGTTTCCAAGGGCATGGACAATATATGATG GTTTCCAATCAAGGAAGAACTTCTGCAGGTCCTTGCTCTTTACATGGGTG AACTCTGTGGGAGGAGTATCAGGTTTTTCCGGCGCGCATTTCAACTCTAATATGGA ACCATTGATGGTATTCATGGAATTCTCTTACATCACAG AACTGCAAATGGAGATCCACCCGTGA